CTGAAGCAAAAAAAATACCGCAAGAAAACACAGAAAGCTTTGAATTAGGGATTGAAAACTATATGCAAGTAAACCCTCATGTAGCATTTACCGCAAGGTCATATATACCTAAAGATAAATGGAATGCGGATGATATTGAAAAATATACGATTAATAGTGTGTGGGACAGTGGTAAAACAGAAATCTCTAAACCTGAGGTTGGTAAGGAAAAAGTTGTTTATAAGGCAAGTGTTAAAGATTATGTTATTGGATCAACTTTCCCGACCATGCACGCTCATACAACAAATGTCCCTTCTTTTTCTAAGAACCAAAAGGCATTTTCAACAGTAGCATTTTTGATCCATACTCCTAACGAATACCGTTCATTAGGAAAAAACAATCAGATTAATAAACCTAATAATGTTTATTATGATTTGAAATGCATTGTTGACTCTTATGAGGACAGCAAAGGGAATGTGATTTCTTATAACACAAGTACCAGTACAACAATCACCGAAAGAAACACGGTTAATGGATCATACTCTCTTCAAAATGCGTTCTTTACTCCTGATGGTAAAGAACTAGGTACACCGAATCTTGGGTATAGTACTGTTTCTAAAGGTGATGCAACAACTATTGTTGGACAAGATGTTAAGATGCATGCTGATTTAAATGTTCATGCTGTTACTGAAGGTGGAGCGATTATTGTTTATAAATGGAATACAGATTCATTCTATTTAACAAAAGAAGCTGGAGAGAGAGCGGCAAGGGATATAATCAGTCGGGGCTATACGTCCTTGCTTGGAACAACTATAAGCGATTCAGATAAACAAAAGGTCTATTATGGTATAGCAAGGAAAAATGATAACTCGTTTCAAGCTATAACACAAAATAAAGAAGAAGACTATGAGTGGTACACTACGTATGATGAAGCTAGAAAATATGGAGAAATCGCAGCCATTAAAAATGATATCCAAGATATGTTTAGTCATGGAACAATCATTGAAAGAGGAATTTTCTTCAAAGTAAAAACTAGAAAAGTTGGTAGTGTAAATGAAAAAGGTACACCAAACATAATTGCAACAGCAGCTGATATTTTTCCTACTGCCGATAGAAAAACACGTTACCGTGTTGCTGAAAACAGGGCTTATAACAACTATACGGAGTATGATGAAAACGGAGTTATGACAAAGTTGCAATCACCTGTAAAAAGTAGTGTTAACTTTGAAACGTTAGGCATTATGAACGGTGAAACAAGCAGTGAGGTGACAACCAATAAAACGACTTATTACAGTTCGGATAATGTGAATGTAACTGTTGATAATCTGGTGAAATTACCTGGTGAAATGGACTTTACTTACCTAGATGAAAAAATAGAAATGAGAGTGAAGATACCAAAAGGACTTGATTATGTAGTTGGAACTGCGAAATATGGTGACCAATACATTGAGCCAAAGATTGAACAGCAAAGTGATGGAAGCAATCATTTGATTTGGTATGATACCTTAACTCGTAGTAACAAAGTACTTAAAAAAATAAATTTTGAGACTCGTATTAATCCTGTGTTGCTTCCGCAAGGAAATCAAGTAGGACTAGAGATTCAAAATGTATTAAGTAGTTCTATGGATACTAGATTAGAGAAGTTTCGAACAAGCTCTAAGAATATTTCTATTGTAAAAATCGGTATGGTTGGTGTGAGTGAAACCATAAAAAAGTTACAGGTAAAAAAATAGTGATTATGAAATTGGGGTGCAGCCATATACAACTGTGAAAGATGAAGCACATGTAAAAGCATTAACGCATGTCCCTAGAAATAAGGATGAAAACGGTTCTGCCTTTCATGGTGTAACATTCTTAAAACAATTAACAATGGATAACCCAAATCATAAAAATGTTGAAATATGGCTAAATAATAGTTTTATTGAATCGAATAACCCCAACAAAATTGATTTACAGTCAAATGGTTGGTACAGGTATACAGGAGAGCAGGACTTATCAAAAGTGGTCTCTATTTTATTGTATATAAATGATTCATTAAGCAGCAGCGATGTTGCAAAAATGAACCTCGTTTACGGTACGCATAAGAATGGATTTGGCGATCAATATGTCAGTAAGACAGTGGTTAATACGTCTGTTGATTACAAGTTATCACCTATCTCGAATCAAGTACGGTATACCATTGTAGCGAATGCAAATATAGGTCTTAGAAAAATAAGGATTGATACTGCACCAGCTGAAAGTGGACTTCCTGTAACCGTAAGGTTAGATAAAGATATTGTGTATGAGGATTCAAGCAAGGATGAGATTACGGTTAACTTGTATGATAAAGCAGATAATAGGCTTGTTGGCAGTAAGGTGTATACGATTGGAGAGCTACCTGAAGAGATAAAATTCAAAGTGGATCGTAAGTTTTTAAAGAAAAAAAGTAAAAGAAATTATGAAGTCAGATTCGAAAAGATAAATAAAGAATCTATTTTTGTTGCAGAAGGTAAAAATAAGGTAGATACGGATGGCTATACTTCTTCTGAAGAAACTGTTAAGGCAAATAGTAAAGAATCTACGGAATTGAAATACAAAGGCGTTATTATGACGGAGCGTGAAGTCGGAAAAGAAATGGAAGTTTTCCATGAAACACTTACTATTCCGCTGAAACAGCTTCCTAAACAAAAACTGGTTACGGTTTTGAGTTAAAAACAGAAGCCAGTTATAACAATGAATTAGCAGTTCCTTATGATATTAAAGTAGGTGCTTTAATTGATAAGAAATTGATTGATTCACATTTGAATTACGAGCAAAAAGAGGGTAATACCTATGTTCCGCTTGAAGAAACAAATAAAAACATTAGTTCAGATAAGAGGAACAATGATTTTACTTTTGAATTACCACATGTCAATGTGGAACAGAAAACAGGTGCTTTATTTACGGATCAGCAGGTCAAAGACAAAGATTCTCGTATCAAGAATGCATTAAAAGATGGGAAGCGTAAATTATACGCTCCAATATGGGCTGATTTAGGAGATTACAATATTTTTGTAAAATCTGAGTTGCCAATTGGGGCTAATAAAGTGAATTTTGAAGTGACGCAGCCATTACATGTCTATGCATTTATGTACGGAACGATTGGCTCTGACACGTTAAAAGATGATGAAATACTTGTAGAGCCTGTTGATCCGAGAAATCCTTTCTCAAATGGCAAGCCTTCGGGCTGGTCGGATGAAGATGTTGCTTGGTTAAAGCGATAGGAAAGGAGTTGAGAACAGAGTGAATGTCCTAACATACAGTTCAGCCAAAAAACAAATCATTTTCATGGCGCTATACTTCGTCATTACGGGGATTGTAATTCGTTTAATTGGATATTCGTTGCAAGGCAGCCTTTCCGCTTTTACACAAGCAGGCATCGGGGATTTACTTTCAGGGAATTTCTCAGTAAAAGATATGTTCCATTTCGACTTTAGTTTTGATATGAGTCAATTTGATGGATTTAGCTTGAATATGTGGGGAGTTTTTATAAAAGACAAAATTCATAGTGTTGTAAATGATATGATGCCTACTACGTTAGGAGCGATTAACATGCTTATGTTAAGCAAGTACCTAACATTAGAGCGCGCTATCAAATTAGGAATTAAGCTGTATTAGGTAGAAAAAGAGACGTGATTCTTATTACGTCTCTTTTTTATATAAAAAAACAAAAATTGAGAGGATGTTGTAACATGTTAGATCAAAATACGGATCGTAGTTGGTGGATGATTGGTGCAGTTGTTGTAGGTGCTGCTTTAGTAGGGGTTGTTTCTGTTGCTTTTCCTGACTTAACGCACTCAGTAATCAATGTATTTACAGACAAACTTTCCTCAGTTAAATAATTATATCCAACAAGGGGAGAGAGAATTTTCTCTCCTTATTTGTTTGGGAAGGAGTGAAGGAGCTGAAAGAACATCCATTCATCCTCATGATAATCGTTTTAGGGCTTTTCTTAGTTTCCATAGGTGGTTATTACTATAGAGAGAATTTCGCTACGGACTCGATTACACAAGGCGTTACAGAGACAGTTCGAGCGAGTGTAATCTCAAATGCAGATAATAGCTCTCGTGTGCAAAGTGGCGAGCTGTTTATTGTAAAGAGTGACTTTGAAAAGGATTTTAAGAAACGTATTGAGTCAAATAAGCTTGTGAAAATCAGCAGCGGTGCAACATATGAATTTAAGTACCTAGATAATAAGAATGGCTCTACTAAGGCAATTCGAGCCATTATCCATGACGGAGATCAAACATATCAAGCGACTTATAAAGTAAGTATTGCATCATCGTGAAAGAAAGGAGAAACATATGAAAATGTTTGGTGCAAAAAAAGGAAATGGTCATAATAAAGATTTTTATGATTTCAATCCTAAGAATTTAGAAACGATAAGAAATGACTTGAAAAATAGACATGCTGAATTAGTTATAGATGCGCTATTAAAAGAAGAAGCAAGACAAGAAATCAAACGCATCATAAAGAGAGACTATCCTGTTCATTTTATGGATATTGATGAAGATAAAGTCGATGATGTGATTGAATATGTTGTGTCTGAACTTGTTGGGACAGGCGTTATAGAAAGATTAATTAAAGATCGTCCTGATATTACGGATATATCCTATAATGGTAGTCATTTAATCGTGGAATCAAGTGATTATAAAGAGATTTATAAGGACAATGAGCATCAAATTACTGAACAATATATCACACGATTGATTCAGAAGTTTGCTCATGCAGTAGGGAAAGAGTTTACTCCTAAAAACCCTATCTTTGATGGTGTGTATGGTTCAATCCGTATTAATGCGGTGCATAGTCAGAATACAAATGGTAACTCTACCATGTCATTGAGGATTGTTCGTCCTAATTTGGTACTGAATGAGAAGAATTTTGAAACATTCGCCCCTCAATTTATATATGACTTTTTTAAAGTGGTAATGGAGAGTCGAAATAACATCTTGATTTCGGGTGAAACAGGAACAGGGAAAACGGAAGTTTTAAAACTTTTATTCTCGTTTGTGCGATTCGATCATAAGGCGATTATGATTGAGGATGTCCCTGAAACGCATGTTAAGTCCTTGTTTCCTGACAAAGATGTATTTAGTTGGTTAACTGGGAACGGAGTTACTGTAACGGACGAAATAGTAGCTGCTTTACGAAATAATCCACGTTGGATTATGATTTCTGAGCTTCGTGGAAAAGAAACATACGAAATGATTCAGGCAGTACTATCAGGACACCATGTAGTGACTTCGCTGCACTCGGTTGATGCAGAAACATCACCGAAAAGGCTCGTGAATATGTCCAAAATCGGATATCAGGTAGATGAAAAGTCGCTCGAAGAAGATATCATGCGTTACTTTAATTTTGGTTTCCATATTAAGCGTGTAGTAGTAAAAACAACTGATACAACAGGGAAACCAATTAAACGAGTTGTTCGTTATTTAGCAAAAATAGTGGAGTATTCAGTTGAGGGTTGTCAAATGGTATTTGAACAAAAATACCGGAACGGCAAATTTACATTCTCTACGGGAACATTATCAGAAGAATTCCATGACAAATTGGCAGAAATTGATTTGAGCTATGAGCTTCCTAAGTATACGGATGAAGTAGCCTTCAAAAAGGGCTTAATTATTAGTAGGTAAGGAAAGAGTTCTTTGGAAAGGAGGTATGAAGGATGAAAATCTCTACATTTAATGCGAAAACTAAGAAAAAGAAATTTGTGAATGCAGAAGAAATTAATGCTTTCAAGGTTGCATATGGGAAGCCCTTAAATAGAAAGGACTATCTTCGATATGCGATTATTCCAGGATTAGTTACAGGGGTATTTTCTTTTCTATTGCTCTATATATGGTGGTTGTCATTGATTTTCGGATTAATGGGTTCGGTATATGGGCTAAAAGTGCTCATGCCTAAAGTCATTAAAAGGGCATATGAGCGTGATTCATTTCGGGAAAGAAATAAGTTTGTTAATAATATGACTTCGCTGTTAGCGAATGATAGTCAAACGCTCTTAACTTCTTTACAAAGAGCGAGTGATCGCTCGCAAGGAGAATTGAGAGCGGACTTAAAAATATTATTAGCAAGCGTAATGGGGGCGGATCAAGAACAGGTACTTCAGGCTTTTAAACAAATGTCGAATAAATATCGTGATGATATTACATTCGATCAGTATTTAGAACAGCTTGAAACATGCGTGTTAGAGGGGAGAACGAATCTGGAAACATTGAAAGATATTAAAACGCATCACAATGAAATGAAAGAAAAAAAGGATGATTATGAGCGGAAAAAAGAAGGGCATCTAAAAGATATGAAAATGCTTTGTGGGGTAATCGTAGTGTTTGTACTTGCGATTACTTTTTCTTTTGGCTTTAAAACGTATATAACGGCATTCGCAAGGCATCCGATTGGCTGGATTACAAGTGGTATTTACATGACATTAATGTGTTTCTTCTTTAAATCCTTTACTACATATCTTTTTGATGACTCAATCATGGAGGTCAAAGCATGAGAGTAGTAACAGCTAAAAGCATTAAAAAGAACCGCTATAATCGAATGTTTGCTGAAGAGGATTTATACAGCATGTTAGAAGAAATGGGGAACACCCAACAAATGATTAACAAGTTTCAAAAGAAACGAATAACCCAAACAATCTTATTGAGTTTTTTCGGATTGTTACTAGGCTTGTTTTTTACGAGTTGGTGTTATCTGTTAGCTTTGGGGTTGCCTTTCTTCTTTTATCGCTCTAAGTATACGCATGTGACCAAAACGTATAATGCTTTTAAGTTTGAAAGACATTTGAACTTCTCTAAGTTTACAAGGTTGCTGATTCCTTATTTGAAAGAATCGGGCGAATCAACAAGCTTGTATCAGGTTTTTCGAAAGATACTGAACCGAATGGACAATCCAGTAGATAAGAATTCATTAGCTAAGTTAATGTCTGAAATGACGGATAAGCCCAATGATATACAGCCTTTTACGGATTACGCTATGCGTTCCAGTGGAAGCGATATGTCGATTAATATTATGCAAACCATATACGATTTCCAGCAAAACTCTAGTGATACAAATGTAATTAATGAGCTAGGGCAAATGGCAAGTGCAGAATTACAACGTGCGATAGATGAAATCATAGCTTTTAAGCTAAGAAGATTTAACTTCTTCCCTACTAAAATTGTTATGAGTTCTTTCATATTAGTAGTAGGGTTTGCAGCAGCGGTGCTAGTCCATCACTTATCATCCATTAATCTCTCATAGATCATAAGGGAGGGGAAAGAAAATGAGTAGGTGTGAATTATGCTAGATAGTTCCATTATGTTAATAGTGAAATGGTTTGTAGGGCTAATGTTAATCATGATGATGGTGGCAGTATCTCTTTTTTGTATTCAATTAAGCGATGTGAACTTGTATAAACAACAAGTTAACTATCAAATTGAGAGACATGGTGGCTTAACAAAAGAAGCGGGAGCCTATCTAAAAGATTATAGCGAAAAGCAGTATCAAGGAGCTTTAAGCGTTAAAAGTGACCAATTAAACAAGAAAGTAAACTTTGGTGACGTAGTAGATTATCAGGTTGTAGCTAATCTAAAGATTATTCTTTTTAATTTGCCTGACGTAGAAATGAAGTTTCATGGTTCTGCAACTTCACAAGTGCGCTAGAGAGAAGGTGTTAAAGAAATGCTTGAAAACAATGTGTTTCGCTTAATGATTCTTATGGGTGGCGTGATTGCGCTCATAGCGATCATAACGATTTGTTCAGACGGAATTCCTGAAGTTGAGGATGTATTTCAGCATTTTATCTCTCACAAAAATACGAAGTATTAAGTAAAGGAGTTAGAAAATATGGCTAGTACAACAAGAAGAAATAAGGTGGAAAAAGCACCGTATCAGGATGCTGTAACAGTGATTTTAAACAAAGAGGGAAAGACATATGAAAGTTGGTCACAAGAGATTGTGAATAGCAACTGCCTGTCCCTGTTACAAGGAGAAAATCCTAAGTGGCGAAACAAAATGTTAGAAGTCGCTGCAATGGAAATTATTGCAGATTCAGTTGTTAAACAAGAAGAAAAAAGACAAAATCAAACACACAATTAAGAAAGAGGGAATTTAAAATGGATCTATTTACTATTTTTGCGATGAAATTACTAACTTACAATGATTTCTTTGACTCTGTGAGTTCTGCCTTAACAAGTTGGACTGGAAAGTTACAAGGACTTGGTATAGCGGTTATTATTTTCTGTGTATGTATTATTGCCTTCATGTTCATGTTCGGCGAAGGACCGAGCCGAACAGCGAAAAAATGGTTACTGTACATTGTTGTTGGTGGCGTTCTTTTATGGGGAGCAGGAACTTTCGCAAGTACAGTTCAAGGCGTTACAGCTGGTTTCTAAGAAACACACTGGAAGAGGAGCTTACTAATTGTGGGCTTCTCTTTTGTTTTAAAAAAAATCCTATACATGAAATGAGGTTAAGAGAGTGTATATTGTAGAGTTTTTGCAAAAAGAACAATCTAAAACTTTTAGGAAGTTTTTAAAGAAGAATAAAGCAGGGAATGGACAGCAATTAGGATTAAAGGTAGCTGAAGGGTTGATTCAAAGATATATTGAGCAACATCAACAATCAGATCAAGTGTTATTGTTACTGCAAGATATTGAGAATGAAAAGGCTTATGAATTTGAATTGCCCGTACAAGTAGGAAGTGAATTTTCTTTACTCAATGCTATTTCAAAAGACCTTGAAAAAGGAACTGATTTTGACTTAGGAATGGAAATTAAACAAGGTATATTTGAAAGTTACAGAGCTGAAGAAGGTGGGGCAGCTATAGAACATGAGGAAGAATCACCAAAAAAGAAAAAAGGTGGATTGTTCGCTAAATTGTTTGGAAAAAAAGAAGAGGAACTGCCACATGTTAATAACGAAGTGAAAAAAGAGTTTGCGAGTGGAGACGGAAATCTCTTTGAAGAAATGCCAATGCATGAATTGAATAGTAAGGGGACAAATCATTTTGAGCAAAATGATATACAGGAACTACAGGAACATGCCGCTGCGTTAGATCAAAAAGAAGAAGATCCATTTGCAATTGAAGAGGAAGAAAAAGATCAATTACCTACAGGAATAGACTTAGAAAAAACAGCTGAAGAATTACCAACTCCGACAAATGAAGTTGATTCAGTTCAAAGTTTAGAAGAAGAGTTGCTTCATAGTGATTTAGATAATCTGAAAACAAATAAAGAGCCTGAAATGGAAGCACAAACCCAAGATGTAGTTTTTCCTGATTATGAAGAATATTTGAACCTTAGCGAAGCAGAGACAAAGCAAGAAAGGTATGATTCACGCTTTACTATCAAGCACTTATTAAATCGGTTTGGTATGAGTGAGGAAGCAGATACAGAGCTTGAAAAGAAAAAATTACAATATGCAAAAAATGTGTTGAGTGGTAAAGCATTTTTGCTGATTCAGGACAAGTATTATCAAGAAGTAAATAATCTAAGAGATGAAACTCGTTTGGGTCTTGAAAAGATTTATAAAGAAGTCATGATGCGTGATTATCAAAAAGAAGCGGAAGAAAGGCTACAAGACATTTTTGAACAAGGCTTTCAAACAAGGTTAGTCCAATTAAATGAGTTTGAGAAAAAAGAAATAGAAGAAATGCAGAAAAAATTAATTGCTTTTACTGAAAAACAACGATTAGATTTAGAAGCTTTTAAACTGAAGCAAGAAGCTGAATTAACGGCATATCAATCAGAACTAGAAGGGCGTAAGAATACGTTGGTAAATGCTCGTCAGGAAGAATTAAAGAAAGAGATTGAAGCTGAAAAGAGAAAAACAACTTCAGAGAAATCGTATGAATTAAAAGTAGAAGGCAAAAAAGAGTTGATCGATGAAAAGAACGGGTATTTATCTGATTTTATAGAGAGAATAGAAAATCTTATGAACACTGTCAATGAGCAACAAGAAATGGAATTAACCATTTTAGAGAATGAAATTCAACAGTTAACACCAGAATGGAAAGAAGAAATTCAAGCAGAACGTATTAGTGAACAAGAGAAGCAACGACAGGAAATGGAAAGAGAGAAATTAGAACTAGAAAAACAAGCTTTACATCTACAAATGAGAAACCAAGAGGGAGCAGAAAAGAAAGATAAAGAAAGGATTCGTGAACTTCAAAATATAATTGAAGATTTAACAGATAAATTACAAAAGTCATATCATGCTGGGCTAGGTCAACAACCACCACAGCCAATGTACCAACAGCCAGTATATCAGCAACCGATGTATCAACAACCTACAATGCAGCCGCAAGAACCTGCACCACAACAAACAACTGTATCTAAAAAAAACGGAGAACATTTTTAGCTAGATTAATAGATGCTGAATAGGTATTAGTAAGGAGGAAATGCGAACATGGCATTATTAAAATTCAAGCGGAATAAGTACCTTCATCATAATTACAAAATTGATGGGGAAGACCTGCCACAAGAAAAGAATAAGATAAACAAAAAAGCACTCGCAATTTCTTCACTTGCGGTGCTTTTTCCTTTAGGTGGATTAAATTTT
Above is a window of Bacillus anthracis str. Vollum DNA encoding:
- a CDS encoding CpaF/VirB11 family protein, whose product is MKMFGAKKGNGHNKDFYDFNPKNLETIRNDLKNRHAELVIDALLKEEARQEIKRIIKRDYPVHFMDIDEDKVDDVIEYVVSELVGTGVIERLIKDRPDITDISYNGSHLIVESSDYKEIYKDNEHQITEQYITRLIQKFAHAVGKEFTPKNPIFDGVYGSIRINAVHSQNTNGNSTMSLRIVRPNLVLNEKNFETFAPQFIYDFFKVVMESRNNILISGETGTGKTEVLKLLFSFVRFDHKAIMIEDVPETHVKSLFPDKDVFSWLTGNGVTVTDEIVAALRNNPRWIMISELRGKETYEMIQAVLSGHHVVTSLHSVDAETSPKRLVNMSKIGYQVDEKSLEEDIMRYFNFGFHIKRVVVKTTDTTGKPIKRVVRYLAKIVEYSVEGCQMVFEQKYRNGKFTFSTGTLSEEFHDKLAEIDLSYELPKYTDEVAFKKGLIISR
- a CDS encoding TrbC/VirB2 family protein, yielding MDLFTIFAMKLLTYNDFFDSVSSALTSWTGKLQGLGIAVIIFCVCIIAFMFMFGEGPSRTAKKWLLYIVVGGVLLWGAGTFASTVQGVTAGF